In Chloracidobacterium sp., one genomic interval encodes:
- a CDS encoding GAF domain-containing protein has product MDAHDIDGKRQRFALRNDPETEHVKRLKKLYELSMTLSGDPVDIFKHVARIIAELFKVRVVCLSEIRGDQLYFISVYIDGDVFQDAGQCPLAITPCATVELSKDIRVYDRVSELFPDASFLQEHNAQTYCGFPVLDNHQNVVAITCLLDDKPHEFTDEDQALLRIFGQRISMELERQRHINERLKSEENLRQIQAMLLQTEQLAGMGSWEWNVPEGVIRWSPEMYRMNQIDSTEYPTLTPEIATSKVDPLDLEQVQANITQALVHGVWEPIEYRVRLQNDQIRSLRAEGLAVQFQQNLPIKLIG; this is encoded by the coding sequence ATGGATGCGCATGATATAGACGGCAAACGGCAACGGTTTGCTTTAAGAAACGATCCCGAAACAGAACATGTGAAGCGCTTGAAAAAGCTCTATGAGTTGAGCATGACGCTATCGGGCGATCCGGTTGACATTTTTAAGCATGTCGCCCGGATAATTGCGGAATTGTTTAAGGTTCGCGTGGTATGTTTGTCCGAAATAAGAGGCGATCAGCTTTACTTTATTTCCGTGTATATCGATGGGGATGTTTTTCAAGATGCGGGGCAATGTCCGTTGGCGATTACACCGTGCGCAACGGTTGAGCTGAGCAAGGATATCCGCGTCTACGATCGCGTCAGCGAGCTTTTTCCCGATGCATCGTTTTTGCAAGAGCACAATGCCCAGACTTATTGCGGCTTTCCCGTGCTGGATAATCATCAGAATGTCGTCGCCATTACCTGCCTGCTGGACGATAAGCCGCATGAATTCACCGATGAAGATCAGGCGTTGTTGCGCATTTTCGGTCAGCGGATTTCAATGGAACTTGAGCGCCAGCGGCATATCAACGAACGCCTCAAATCGGAAGAAAATTTGCGCCAGATTCAGGCGATGCTGCTGCAAACCGAGCAATTGGCCGGAATGGGAAGCTGGGAATGGAATGTCCCGGAAGGTGTCATTCGCTGGTCACCGGAGATGTATCGCATGAATCAGATTGACTCAACGGAATATCCTACATTAACTCCGGAGATCGCGACATCGAAAGTCGATCCGCTCGATTTGGAGCAAGTGCAGGCGAACATCACGCAGGCATTGGTGCACGGTGTTTGGGAGCCGATCGAGTATCGCGTGCGATTGCAAAACGATCAGATACGCTCGCTGAGAGCGGAAGGACTGGCTGTCCAATTCCAGCAAAATCTCCCGATCAAACTGATCGGT